From the Paenibacillus tianjinensis genome, the window CACGATAGGTTTCCGCGCCGCTTTGCAGCATGATTTTACCTGCCAGCAGGCACAGGTCAATAATATCATGCGCGGAGGTATTGCTGTTATTGCTTAAGCTATCCAACTTCGTTCGATCCTCCCCTGGAGTGTTATATATCCGATTGTCGCCTCAATTTCACAAAAGATCAACCTCAATTGCTGTTATTTACGGAAATAATAAAAATTTATTGAAAGTTTTAACTAGATATTAACTTTTTATTTCCAGTTTACGATATAAAAAGGGAGAAATCAGAAAGAGAAGCACACATTCCTAATAGAAATAGGCCGAAAGGAGAATTTTATGTCAGGCTCTTTTCCGGAAGAATCACTGCTTGAGTTATTCATATTCGAAACCCTGCAATCTCTGCAGCAGCTGGAAGATTCGATCCTTGCCAGTGAGCAGCAGGATTCGCTTAAGGTAGAGGATATCAACCTCATTTTTCGCATTATGCATACCATCAAAGGCTCGGCGGCCGTGATGGGGTATACGAATATTTCCGCACTCGCGCATGCCATGGAGGATTTATTCTTTTATCTGCGCGACCACCCGAAAGCCCCTTATGACTGTTCTGAGCTATCGGATCTTATTCTTCAAGGGATTGATTTCACCAAGCTGGAGACGATTAAGATCAGAAATGGAGATCCGGCAGATGGAGACGCCTCTGCGCTGGCAGATGAGCTGGCAGCCTATTTGCAATATCTGAAAAACCGGTCTGCAAGCGAGGCTGCAGAGAGGGATGCGGACGCCGCGAAGCTGCAGCATTCTGCCGGTATGCGGCAAGCTGCCGATGCTGGTGCAGCAGGAACTTCATGTTATAGAGCGCTTCTGCGCTTTGAAGAGACTTGCCAGCTGGAGAATATCCGCGCCTTCACCGTGATTCACCGACTGGATGAGACACTGGATTGCACGTTTACCTTCCAGCCGGAGGATATTATAGAAAATCCGGACAGCGCGGATGTCATCCGCCGGGACGGATTTGTGATTGTGCTGGAAACCGCTGTTCGCCGGGAAGTGATAGCTGATTTTCTGCGGAATGCCCCGTATGTTAGCGTAATGGAACTTGAACAGCTTCAAGAGCGGCCTTCTGCTATTCAACATCTTACACCACTAATGCAAGAGACAGAGCAGCCACTCCATACCAATGAGTTAGCTGCACGAATGCCGGATTTTACTCTTCAGACTGCCGGGGGGAAGAAGCCTAAGGAGAGTGGGAACTTCCCTCCTGCACACCAGACAATGATTAGTGTCAATGTGGCGAAAATGGACAAGCTAATGGACCTGATCGGAGAACTGGTCATTGCTGAGACAATGGTAACACAGAATCCGGATTTGGCCGCTGTGAGCGGGACGCTGGACAACTTCAGCAAAGCGGCCAGGCAGCTGCGCAAGATTTCGGCTGAAATGCAGGATGTGGTTATGTCGCTGCGTATGGTTCCCCTTGCTGCCACGTTTCATAAGATGGGCCGGATTGTAAGAGATATGACCCGGAAGCTGAATAAAGAGGCTACTCTTGTGATTCTTGGCGAAGAGACGGAAGTGGATAAAAATATTATTGAGCATTTGTCCGATCCGCTGATGCATCTGGTGCGCAACGCGCTGGATCATGGTATTGAACCACCTGAGGAGCGTCTCACTGCGGGCAAGCCGCGGAGCGGAACTGTGACACTTGAAGCCAAACATTCCGGGGGGGATGTGATGGTTATGATTAGGGATGACGGCAAGGGGCTGCACCGGGATAAAATTGTCCGCCGTGCACTCGAGAACGGGCTGCTGACCCGGGATGAACGGGAACTTAGTGATAAGGAGATCTTCAAACTGATCTTTCACCCGGGTTTTTCCACCAAAGACAGCGTCAGTGAATTCAGCGGGAGGGGCGTCGGGATGGACGTCGTTGTCAAGGATTTGGAGCAGGTCGGAGGCACGGCAACTGTGGACAGTGTGCCCGGTGCAGGATCAACAGTGACCCTGAGGATTCCGCTAACACTTGCAATTGTTGATGCTATGAACGTTGGGGTTGGCGATTCACGGTTTTCATTGCCGACAGCATCGATCGTCCGCTCTTTCCGGCCGAACGCCAAAGACCTGCTCCTGGATCCGCATGGAAATGAGTGGATTATGGTGCGGGGCGGATGCTATCCGGTACTCCGCCTGCACCATCTCTCAGGAACAGCCCGGAGCACAGCTTCGATAGAGGAAGGCATCCTGATCATGGTAGAAGATGAGGGACGCAGCCTGTGCCTGCTCGCAGACGAATTACTTGGTCAACAGCAAGTAGTGGTGAAAGCGCTCCCGGATTATATTCAGAACAGTGCGGGCAGCAAGCATTTTGCCGGCTGTACACTGCTTGGTGACGGCAGCATCAGCCTGATTCTTGATGTCATCCGGCTAACCTCTGCGATGAATACCGCTGCTATTTCTTATTGAAGCAGGGTTATATTCAGCATCAATTGTTTTTTGCATTAGCTATAGCGCTTAGGATATTAATTTCTAGATTAGTCAGGAGGTGTTCCGGTGGCTGGAAACAATGTATATGAAGAATCGCCGGAGGAGGATACACAGCGGGATAAATATCTGATTTTTTCGCTGGGACGCCAGTTTTACGGAATTGAAATTGAATATGTGACGGAAATTATCGGTCTTCAACCGATTGCCGGAATCCCGGATCTCCCGGAATATATCAAAGGTATTATTAATCTGCGGGGTAAAATCATTCCCGTGATGGATGTAAGACTGCGTTTCAGAATGGAGCCGCAGCCGTATAACGACCGCACGTGCGTAATCGTAATCGATATTTTGGATGAGATTCTCGGATTAATTGTGGAGAGTGTATCGGAGGTATTGCCCATCCCGCCGGAGGAGATTGTGCCGGCGCCGGATTCACCGGGCAGCGGAAGGTTTGTTACACGTATCGGTAAAACCGCTCATGGAGTGAAGCTGCTTCTTGACTGTGCTAAACTGCTCCGGGATGCCGAGCCGGAACGGCCCGGTAATGCAATTCAGCCGAACGAATAAGGAGAAGATGATGATGAAATGGTTTAACAATATGAAGATAAGCACCAAATTGATCTCTTCGTTTATTATTGTCGCAATAATGGCCGGTATTGTAGGGGTCGTGGGGATTGTTAACTTGCACAGGATTGACCGCAACTATTCGGATATGTATGTTAACTACGGAATCGGAGTGGGTGACATAGGGAAGTCCGGTATTGAGTTTCATAAAATCCGGTCGCTTACCCGTGATGCGCTAATTAACCACAAATCCCAGGATTTAAATGAGATTCTGGACAAAATTGAAACGTTGGATAAGCAGCTTGCGGGCAACCTGGACGCCTTCGAGAAAAGCATCCAATCCCAGGAGACCCGGGTTACTTTCAATAATCTGAAAGCATCAATTAGTGAGTATAATCAGGTGCGTGACCAGGCGATTAGCATGGCAGGCAGCGGACGGAGCGAAGAAGCGATTGGGTATTTCTATCACGAAGCTCTTAATAGCGTTACCAAGACGAATGAGTATATTGACAGCCTGTTCGAAAGCAAAGAGACGAGGGGATTAAAAAAGTCCGAAGAGAACTCGGCAGCTGCCGCCCGGACCATTCTGATCTTGGGTATTGTTGTAACGGCTGCCGTAATTCTGGCGGTACTGCTTGGTCTAGCTGTATCCCGGATGATTAGCAAACCGGTGGTTGAACTGGTTCGTGCAGCGGACCGGATCGCTGACGGTGACTTGAATGTGGATGTCCGGAGCGAAGCGAAGGATGAAATCGGCCAGCTGTCGGCTTCATTCCGGCGCATGTCGGGCACGTTAAGTGAGGTAATGGGCAATATCCGCTCAGCGTCTGAGCAGGTGGCTTCAGGCTCCAAGCAAATGTCGGAGTCGAGTATGGTGCTCTCTCAGGGTGCAACAGAGCAGGCCAGCTCCATTGAAGAGCTGACAGCATCGATCGAAGAGATTGCTGCACAGACCTCCCGGAATGCCCACAGTGCGGAGCAGGTCAATAGCCTGGCACAAGGTGCCATGAGCAATGCCGTGCAGGGCAATGCACAAATGAAGGATATGCTGGTGGCTATGGAGCAGATTAATGAGTCTTCGGACAGCATTTCCAAGATTATTAAGGTAATCGACGAGATCGCCTTCCAGACGAATATTCTTGCCCTGAATGCTGCGGTTGAAGCGGCCAGAGCGGGCCAGCACGGCAAAGGGTTTGCGGTTGTCGCGGAGGAAGTGCGTAATCTTGCAGCGCGTTCGGCAGGTGCAGCAAAAGAAACTACGGCAATGATTGAGAACTCAATCAAAAAAGTGGAGGGCGGCACGAAAATCGCCTCGGCAACCGCATCCGCACTGGAGCAGATTGTCGGTGATGTCTCTCGGGTTGCCGAGATTATCGCAGAAATTACTTCGGCTTCCACCGAGCAGGCTGCAGGCATCAGTCAGATTAATCAGGGAGTCATTCAGCTCTCCCAGGTGGTTCAGACCAACTCGGCCACTTCGGAGGAAACCGCTGCAGCCAGTGAAGAGCTGGCCAGCCAGGCTGAACTGATGCGCGACCAGGTGACAAGGTTCAAGCTGAAGGAGCAGGGCCAGCATGCTTTTGCCGGCATGGAGGACTTGAATCCCGAGGTTCTGCGGATGCTGGAGCAAATGTCGCGCAATAAACAGAGCATCGGAAGTGCTCCGGCACAGGCATGGGCGAAGGACAGTTCACCTGCTGCTCCTGTAACGATTGCACTCAGCGATAAAGAGTTCGGCAAATACAGCTTATGATTTCGATGACGGATATGGAGTTTGCCCAGCTTGCGGAGCTGATCAAAGCCCGTGCGGGCATTCACCTCAAGATGGAGAAGCGGGCGATGATGGCAGGCAGGCTCCAGAAAATTGTTCAGGACAAAGGGATGACCAGCTTTAGTGAATATTACCGCTTCCTCCAGGGCCAGGGCCGCAGCAACACAGCGGAGCTGGCGCTGCTTGTGGATAAAATCAGCACGAATCATACTTTTTTTATGCGGGAGCGCGGACATTTTGCCTATTTCCAGCAAAATGTGCTTCCTGAGCTTATGAACCGCCGGAGCGATCGGGATCTGCGGGTGTGGAGCGCCGGCTGCTCCAGCGGGGAAGAGCCATATGTGCTGTCGATGCTCATCGATGAAGCCTTCACCGGCGGCAGGAACGGCTGGGATACACAGCTGCTCGCCACAGATATCAGCCAAACGGCGCTGGAAACGGCGCGCAGAGGAATATATGGGGCAGATGCTTTACAAGAGCTGCCCGGACGTTGGATCCAAAAATACTTTGAGCCTTCGGCAGGCGGGGGATTATCGGTGAAGCCGATTATCCGCAACCAGGTGCTTTTCCGCAAATTCAATCTGATGGAGGAATGTTTTCCGTTTACCCGGCGTTTCCAGGCCATTTTTTGCCGGAATGTAATGATTTATTTCGATCAGGCCACCCGCGACAGGCTGGTGCGTAGATTCTATGAATGGACGGAGCCGGGGGGTTACCTCTTTATTGGACATTCGGAATCACTGGATCGCGAGCGTACGGCTTACCGTTACATCATGCCGGCTGTCTACCGTAAATAACAGCTGTGCTGAAGGAAGGGATGGATGCAGTTATGAAGAATACCCGGAGCATACGGGTATTGGTGGTGGATGATTCGCTGTTATTCCGGGAAGTCATCTCACGGGGGATCTCCTCTGATCCCCTAATTGAAGTCGCTGCAAGAGCAGGAGATCCGTTCGAAGCGAGGGATGAGCTGCTGCGGGTACGTCCGGATGTGATGCTGTGTGATGTGCAGATGCCGAAGATGAACGGCATTGAGTTCATCCGCCGGCTGCTGCCGCAATATGCGATTCCAGTTATTGTGGTCAGTGGAGTAACAGAAACGGTATTTGAGGCGATGAACGCAGGTGCTGTTGATTTTGAAGCTAAGCCGGACATGAATTCACCCGGGAGTGTGCAGCATTTCCTGGAACAGCTGATTGTGAAGATTAAGAATGCCGCTCATGCAAAGATTCTGGCACCGGTTCAGCCCGCTATGACCATCGGGACATCAGCTTGGCCAGTAAATGGTACTAAAGGAAGTGCTTTAACCCTTAAAGAACGGCTGATAGTTATCGGTGCTTCGACCGGAGGCACGGAAGCCATTGCCAGTGTGATTAATGCACTGCCGCCGGATATGCCCGGAATCATTGTAGTCCAGCATATTCCGCCCGTGTTCTCCCGGATGTTCTCTGAGCGGTTGAACTTAAGCTCAGCTCTGACGGTTAAAGAGGCGGAGGATGGTGATCTCGTAACCCCGGGCAAGGTATTTGTGGCACCCGGAGATAAGCAGGTGAGTGTGCAGCGGATCGGGGGACAATACCGGCTGGAGTGTGCGTCCGGAGCAAAAGTGAACGGCCACTGTCCTTCGGTCGATGTTCTCTTTGAGTCAGCAGCGAAGGCAGCAGGCGCCCAGGTAATAGGTGTGCTGCTGACCGGAATGGGCTACGACGGCGCGAAGGGCCTGCTTGCCCTGCGCCGGAAGGGTGCGCACACCATCGGTCAGGATGAAGCTACATCCGTAGTCTATGGTATGCCTAAGGCTGCTTATGAGCTAGGCGCTGTAGAGAAGCAGGCGGCACTCCCGGCTATTCCCCGGCTGCTTCTTTCGATGCTGCAATAGGCTGCGCTGTTTTTAGCGTCCGCCGATCTTGCAGGAAGCAGAGTGAAGGGATAGCCGCTCAGGTAACCGTTATTTCCACGAGCTGTCGGGTTTGTTTTCGAGGGTACATAATCCCGTCGCAACGCCCCCCGAAAAGATTGTCAGGATCGAATGGAAAAAGGTTTCTTTGGAGATGAGCAGACCGCCGGCCCCGATAATAACAATATCCGTCAGAAAAATAATGACCCCTACATTTAGCGGAACATACCGTTTCAGAAATTTAGCAAGCAGATCCGTGCCCCCTGTACTTGCCTTGAAACGCAGCATGAGCCCGAGGCCGCTGCCCATCAGAAAGCCGCCGATAATGGCGCTGGAGATGGAGCCGAGCTCAATGTAATAGAGAAAATAAAACTGGAGCGGCCCCAGCAGCTCGATCAGGAACGAGGAGATAACAAGCCCGAGAATGCTGTTATAGAAAATGTCCCGTTCCTTTACCCAGGCAAGCAGAAAGATGGGGAGGCTGCAGACGATGATGGCCAGTCCGATTTTTGTACCGGTTATATAATTGATAATAAGGGCAATACCGATTATACCGCCGTCCAGAATTTTGTAAGGGACAAGAAAAAAATTAGTTCCCGCTGCAATAAGCAGCCCCCCCAATAATATAACGATATACCGCAAAAATGGGCGCATTTTCAACATCTCCAAAATGAGGCATGTCTTAATGAATATGCTTGTTCCTTACAAAAAATAGCCGGAAAGCAAAAAATCCTGCTTGCGCAGGATAAGACGGGATACATGCCGGGATCATTAGACCAGCACAGGCTCCGGAGTTTTAAGCTGAAGCTGAAGCGGAGGGGGGACCAGCCAGCCTTTCTTTTTATTCATTTTGAGTACCTGCAGCCCCAGTGCAGCCATTTGGGCATGGAATTTCATGAACATTGCCCCGAGATCCTCACGGATCGAGGTTCCCATTGCCTGGCTGCAAACCACGAGGCCTAACGAAGCGGCAGCAGAAAGGGCAGCGGCAATTTCAGGATCGGAGAACCTTGCTCCGGCGGGGATATCCTCCAGCTTCACAGAAGGCCTGTCGGGGAGTCCGGGAGGAGGTATGATGCCATGTGTTTTCAGAAGCTCGTCACATTCCTTGATTTCCCGGTGTACCTGATCGATGAAATTATCAATGACTTCTTTCAGATCCTGATCACCTGCATGATAATGAAAGGCCTGGAAAGTAGATAAGGACATTTTAGTTGACGCGGAAAATTGCCACAGGTTGAAGATTTCACCGTAATGAAGCGGTTCATCTTTGGGATTTCCGGATAGAACACCCATAACTAGCACAACTCCTTCACAACTTAAGTTAAGAACGTGGAGTTAGGATGTCCGGCATAAACTGTTTTATACGGAGATAAACCGTAACCTGCAACATAAAGTCTTGCCGAAGCAAAAAAGAATATATATTAACAGTAAATGTAATTTAATTCCATCAAAACCTCCAATTAGTCTTTTCTGCTTTAAGCAGTTATAAAGGCTGAGACGGGGGTTTTTTGATGTTTCCGCCCGTAGCAGCCGGCATGCGGATTATCGTGAATACCGCTTACGGTAACGCAGCGGGGAGATACCGATCTTGCGTGTGAACCGCCGTGAGAAGTAGGCCGTGCTCTCAAACCCTGTGCGTTCCGCGATCGCAGAGACTGGAATTTCCGTCTTCAGCAGCAGCAGCTTGGCCTGCTCCAGCCGGTAATCGGTCAAGTACTCCATCGGTGTCAGCCCATAGACACGCTTCATGCAGCGGGTTAAATAGTTGTAATGGAAATGCAGTTCATCGGCGAGCAGCGTATTGGTGAGCGCTTCTGCATAATGATTGCGGAGATAGGCCTCTGTCTGCTCAGCAATCTCTACTGCATGGCTTCCTGCCGCATCCAGCTGTGCCAGGTCCATCATCCGCAGCATCTCCTCGAAGATCCGCTGCTGCTGCCATACTGCGCTGGAGCGTCTGGCGCGGTTCAGCAGCAGCAGCATTTCCGCCTGTCCGCTCCGTTCAAAGGGATGCGGCAGCGGCCCGAACTGCGGCACCCTAATCGTATACGGAAACGTGAGGAACTGCCGAAAGTGCTTTTCCCGGCGGGCATAGACTGGGTCCCCCTCAGCAATCATCCATTCACCGACGGTATGAAAATGAATCCATGTGAAGCTGGTTATTTCCTCACACGGCTTGGCTGAGTAATGATAACGGTCCGGCAGCAGCAGCAGGCTGTGGCCCGCGGGCACAGCCCATTTCTTCTCTTCTTCACCGATATACAGACAGCCCTGTTCAACAATGAGCAGGTCGAATTTCCCCATAGCATTGCGGTTAGGATGCTGGTCTCCCGGCTGATAGACGGTACGGTTGCACTCCAGAAAATAAGGAAATGGCGGTGCAGCCAGGTGAATGTAGGAAGGGGCGAATGGCATGGGACTCTCCTTTCAGTATCGAATATTCATTAGTGTGAAATAGTACAAAAA encodes:
- a CDS encoding methyl-accepting chemotaxis protein encodes the protein MQFSRTNKEKMMMKWFNNMKISTKLISSFIIVAIMAGIVGVVGIVNLHRIDRNYSDMYVNYGIGVGDIGKSGIEFHKIRSLTRDALINHKSQDLNEILDKIETLDKQLAGNLDAFEKSIQSQETRVTFNNLKASISEYNQVRDQAISMAGSGRSEEAIGYFYHEALNSVTKTNEYIDSLFESKETRGLKKSEENSAAAARTILILGIVVTAAVILAVLLGLAVSRMISKPVVELVRAADRIADGDLNVDVRSEAKDEIGQLSASFRRMSGTLSEVMGNIRSASEQVASGSKQMSESSMVLSQGATEQASSIEELTASIEEIAAQTSRNAHSAEQVNSLAQGAMSNAVQGNAQMKDMLVAMEQINESSDSISKIIKVIDEIAFQTNILALNAAVEAARAGQHGKGFAVVAEEVRNLAARSAGAAKETTAMIENSIKKVEGGTKIASATASALEQIVGDVSRVAEIIAEITSASTEQAAGISQINQGVIQLSQVVQTNSATSEETAAASEELASQAELMRDQVTRFKLKEQGQHAFAGMEDLNPEVLRMLEQMSRNKQSIGSAPAQAWAKDSSPAAPVTIALSDKEFGKYSL
- a CDS encoding protein-glutamate methylesterase/protein-glutamine glutaminase → MKNTRSIRVLVVDDSLLFREVISRGISSDPLIEVAARAGDPFEARDELLRVRPDVMLCDVQMPKMNGIEFIRRLLPQYAIPVIVVSGVTETVFEAMNAGAVDFEAKPDMNSPGSVQHFLEQLIVKIKNAAHAKILAPVQPAMTIGTSAWPVNGTKGSALTLKERLIVIGASTGGTEAIASVINALPPDMPGIIVVQHIPPVFSRMFSERLNLSSALTVKEAEDGDLVTPGKVFVAPGDKQVSVQRIGGQYRLECASGAKVNGHCPSVDVLFESAAKAAGAQVIGVLLTGMGYDGAKGLLALRRKGAHTIGQDEATSVVYGMPKAAYELGAVEKQAALPAIPRLLLSMLQ
- a CDS encoding helix-turn-helix transcriptional regulator; amino-acid sequence: MPFAPSYIHLAAPPFPYFLECNRTVYQPGDQHPNRNAMGKFDLLIVEQGCLYIGEEEKKWAVPAGHSLLLLPDRYHYSAKPCEEITSFTWIHFHTVGEWMIAEGDPVYARREKHFRQFLTFPYTIRVPQFGPLPHPFERSGQAEMLLLLNRARRSSAVWQQQRIFEEMLRMMDLAQLDAAGSHAVEIAEQTEAYLRNHYAEALTNTLLADELHFHYNYLTRCMKRVYGLTPMEYLTDYRLEQAKLLLLKTEIPVSAIAERTGFESTAYFSRRFTRKIGISPLRYRKRYSR
- a CDS encoding chemotaxis protein CheA, with the protein product MSGSFPEESLLELFIFETLQSLQQLEDSILASEQQDSLKVEDINLIFRIMHTIKGSAAVMGYTNISALAHAMEDLFFYLRDHPKAPYDCSELSDLILQGIDFTKLETIKIRNGDPADGDASALADELAAYLQYLKNRSASEAAERDADAAKLQHSAGMRQAADAGAAGTSCYRALLRFEETCQLENIRAFTVIHRLDETLDCTFTFQPEDIIENPDSADVIRRDGFVIVLETAVRREVIADFLRNAPYVSVMELEQLQERPSAIQHLTPLMQETEQPLHTNELAARMPDFTLQTAGGKKPKESGNFPPAHQTMISVNVAKMDKLMDLIGELVIAETMVTQNPDLAAVSGTLDNFSKAARQLRKISAEMQDVVMSLRMVPLAATFHKMGRIVRDMTRKLNKEATLVILGEETEVDKNIIEHLSDPLMHLVRNALDHGIEPPEERLTAGKPRSGTVTLEAKHSGGDVMVMIRDDGKGLHRDKIVRRALENGLLTRDERELSDKEIFKLIFHPGFSTKDSVSEFSGRGVGMDVVVKDLEQVGGTATVDSVPGAGSTVTLRIPLTLAIVDAMNVGVGDSRFSLPTASIVRSFRPNAKDLLLDPHGNEWIMVRGGCYPVLRLHHLSGTARSTASIEEGILIMVEDEGRSLCLLADELLGQQQVVVKALPDYIQNSAGSKHFAGCTLLGDGSISLILDVIRLTSAMNTAAISY
- a CDS encoding chemotaxis protein CheW, coding for MAGNNVYEESPEEDTQRDKYLIFSLGRQFYGIEIEYVTEIIGLQPIAGIPDLPEYIKGIINLRGKIIPVMDVRLRFRMEPQPYNDRTCVIVIDILDEILGLIVESVSEVLPIPPEEIVPAPDSPGSGRFVTRIGKTAHGVKLLLDCAKLLRDAEPERPGNAIQPNE
- a CDS encoding YitT family protein — protein: MRPFLRYIVILLGGLLIAAGTNFFLVPYKILDGGIIGIALIINYITGTKIGLAIIVCSLPIFLLAWVKERDIFYNSILGLVISSFLIELLGPLQFYFLYYIELGSISSAIIGGFLMGSGLGLMLRFKASTGGTDLLAKFLKRYVPLNVGVIIFLTDIVIIGAGGLLISKETFFHSILTIFSGGVATGLCTLENKPDSSWK
- a CDS encoding DUF3231 family protein; this encodes MGVLSGNPKDEPLHYGEIFNLWQFSASTKMSLSTFQAFHYHAGDQDLKEVIDNFIDQVHREIKECDELLKTHGIIPPPGLPDRPSVKLEDIPAGARFSDPEIAAALSAAASLGLVVCSQAMGTSIREDLGAMFMKFHAQMAALGLQVLKMNKKKGWLVPPPLQLQLKTPEPVLV
- a CDS encoding CheR family methyltransferase; the protein is MISMTDMEFAQLAELIKARAGIHLKMEKRAMMAGRLQKIVQDKGMTSFSEYYRFLQGQGRSNTAELALLVDKISTNHTFFMRERGHFAYFQQNVLPELMNRRSDRDLRVWSAGCSSGEEPYVLSMLIDEAFTGGRNGWDTQLLATDISQTALETARRGIYGADALQELPGRWIQKYFEPSAGGGLSVKPIIRNQVLFRKFNLMEECFPFTRRFQAIFCRNVMIYFDQATRDRLVRRFYEWTEPGGYLFIGHSESLDRERTAYRYIMPAVYRK